Proteins from one Gallus gallus isolate bGalGal1 chromosome 17, bGalGal1.mat.broiler.GRCg7b, whole genome shotgun sequence genomic window:
- the SLC27A4 gene encoding long-chain fatty acid transport protein 4 yields the protein MLRLAAFAVLLLFFRVSLELSWAQAIPALFIFYLGSGGWDFFLIFLKTVRRDVTTGLVLLRVKWQVWRHVREKNTIAKIFQRTASKCPEKTALIFQGTGESWTFRQLDEYSNQVANFFHGQGFRSGDVVALFMESRNQYVGLWLGLAKIGVETALVNSNLRMEALLHCITISNSKAVVFGVEMMEAMKEVQSSMEKSVHLFWSGEGSPESALSGAKHLDPLLQTALRHQPDPPEKGFLDKLFYIYTSGTTGMPKAAIVVNCRYFRMASLVFYGFRMRPDDVMYDCLPLYHAAGNIVGIGQCLLQGMTVVIRKKFSASHFWEDCVKYNCTIVQYIGEICRYLLNQPYQEVERQHRVRMALGNGLRASIWREFMARFGIAQVAEFYGATECNCSLGNFDNNVGSCGFNSRILPGVYPIGLVKVDEDTMELIRGPDGVCIRCKPGEPGQLVGRIVKSNPLQHFDGYLNQSATSKKIARDVFAKGDAAYLTGDVLVMDKYGYMYFRDRTGDTFRWKGENVSTTEVEGTLSRILNLTDVVVYGVEIPGIEGKAGMAAIADPENSCDLEGFASQLKKALPLYAQPVFLRFLHEVSKTSTYKFQKMELRKQGFDPTLVKDKLYFLDCRQGRYLPLDQEAFDRIQSGQQKL from the exons CACGGGGCTGGTCCTGCTGCGGGTGAAGTGGCAGGTGTGGAGGCACGTGAGGGAGAAGAACACGATCGCCAAGATCTTCCAGAGGACTGCGAGCAAGTGTccagagaaaacagcactgatCTTCCAAGGCACGGGCGAGAGCTGGACCTTCCGGCAGCTGGATGAGTACTCCAACCAAGTGGCCAATTTCTTCCACGGCCAAGGCTTCCGCTCCGGTGACGTGGTGGCTCTGTTCATGGAGTCCCGCAATCAGTACGTGGGGCTGTGGCTCGGCTTGGCCAAGATCGGGGTGGAGACGGCCCTGGTGAATTCCAACCTACGCATGGAGGCCTTGCTGCACTGCATCACCATCTCCAACTCCAAGGCTGTGgtttttggagtggaaatgatGGAAG CTATGAAGGAGGTGCAGTCCTCCATGGAGAAGTCTGTCCATCTCTTCTGGTCAGGAGAAGGAAGCCCTGAGTCCGCACTTTCTGGTGCAAAGCACCTGGATCCCCTCCTGCAGACAGCTCTTCGCCACCAGCCGGATCCCCCTGAGAAGGGCTTTCTCG ATAAACTCTTCTATATCTATACCTCTGGCACTACGGGAATGCCCAAGGCTGCTATTGTGGTCAACTGCAG GTATTTCCGCATGGCCAGCTTGGTTTTTTATGGTTTCCGCATGAGACCCGACGATGTGATGTATGATTGCCTTCCACTTTACCACGCTGCAG GGAACATCGTGGGGATTGGGCAGTGCTTGCTGCAGGGCATGACAGTCGTCATCCGCAAGAAGTTCTCAGCCTCGCACTTTTGGGAGGACTGCGTGAAGTACAACTGTACG ATTGTGCAGTACATTGGGGAGATCTGCCGCTACCTGCTGAACCAGCCCTACCAGGAGGTGGAGCGGCAGCACCGGGTGCGCATGGCGCTGGGCAATGGGCTGCGAGCTTCCATCTGGCGAGAGTTCATGGCCCGCTTTGGCATCGCCCAGGTGGCTGAGTTCTACGGGGCCACCGAGTGCAACTGCAGCCTGGGGAACTTCGATAATAAC GTCGGGTCCTGTGGCTTCAACAGCAGGATCTTGCCAGGAGTGTACCCCATTGGCTTGGTGAAAGTGGATGAAGACACCATGGAGCTGATCCGGGGGCCGGATGGTGTCTGCATCCGCTGCAAACCAG GGGAGCCGGGGCAGCTGGTGGGCCGCATTGTCAAGAGCAACCCCCTGCAGCACTTCGATGGCTACCTGAATCAGTCAGCCACCAGCAAGAAAATTGCCAGGGACGTGTTTGCAAAAGGGGATGCTGCCTATCTCACAG GGGATGTCCTGGTGATGGACAAATACGGTTACATGTACTTTCGGGACCGCACTGGAGACACATTCCGCTGGAAGGGAGAGAACGTCTCCACTACTGAGGTGGAGGGGACGCTGAGCCGCATCCTCAACCTGACAGACGTGGTTGTGTATGGGGTGGAGATCCCAG GCATTGAGGGGAAGGCAGGAATGGCAGCCATTGCCGACCCAGAGAACTCATGTGACCTGGAGGGCTTTGCCAGCCAGCTGAAAAAGGCCCTGCCGCTGTATGCACAGCCTGTCTTCCTACGGTTCCTGCACGAGGTCTCCAAAACAA GCACCTACAAATTCCAGAAGATGGAGCTGCGTAAGCAGGGCTTTGACCCCACGCTGGTGAAGGACAAGTTGTACTTCTTGGACTGCAGGCAAGGCCGCTACCTGCCCCTGGACCAGGAGGCGTTCGACAGGATCCAGTCGGGACAGCAGAAGCTGTAA